In Haloterrigena turkmenica DSM 5511, a single genomic region encodes these proteins:
- the eno gene encoding phosphopyruvate hydratase, whose amino-acid sequence MTLITDVRLRRILDSRGNPTVEADVVTESGGFGRAAAPSGASTGEYEAVERPPSEAIAAAREEAVPRLVGEAYAGNQREVDAALHAADGTDDFSEIGANSAVAISMAAAKAGADVLGAPLFQHLGGAFRGQNFPIPLGNVVGGGEHAADATDIQEFLVAPVGAPSVEDAVFANATVHGTVADLLEERDVPCGKGDEGAWAPSIDDSEAFEIVDEAVSIVQDEVGFNIGFGLDVAGAELYDSETGTYEYSDRSRDTDEQIEYIAELVREYDLVYVEDPLDEDDYDAFADLTDEVGDQTLICGDDLFVTNTDRLVEGIDRGAANSILIKPNQIGTLTDAFDAIELATQNGYDPVISHRSGETEDTTIAHLAVATDAPFIKTGAVGGERTAKLNELIRIADDAT is encoded by the coding sequence ATGACGCTCATCACTGACGTGCGACTGCGTCGGATCCTCGACTCGCGGGGCAATCCGACCGTCGAGGCCGACGTAGTGACCGAAAGCGGCGGCTTCGGCCGCGCAGCAGCACCGAGCGGTGCCAGTACCGGCGAGTACGAGGCCGTCGAGCGACCGCCCAGCGAGGCGATCGCCGCGGCCCGCGAGGAGGCCGTCCCGCGACTCGTCGGCGAAGCCTACGCCGGCAACCAGCGCGAGGTCGACGCCGCCCTGCACGCCGCCGACGGAACCGACGACTTCTCGGAGATCGGCGCCAACAGCGCGGTCGCCATCTCGATGGCCGCCGCGAAGGCCGGTGCCGACGTGCTCGGCGCGCCGCTGTTCCAGCACTTAGGCGGCGCGTTCCGCGGCCAGAACTTCCCGATCCCGCTCGGTAACGTCGTCGGCGGCGGCGAACACGCCGCCGACGCGACCGATATTCAGGAGTTCCTCGTCGCGCCCGTCGGCGCGCCCAGCGTCGAGGACGCCGTCTTCGCCAACGCCACCGTCCACGGCACCGTCGCCGACCTGCTCGAGGAACGCGACGTTCCCTGTGGCAAGGGCGACGAAGGCGCGTGGGCGCCGTCGATCGACGACAGCGAGGCCTTCGAGATCGTCGACGAAGCGGTCTCGATCGTTCAGGACGAGGTCGGCTTCAACATCGGCTTCGGACTGGACGTCGCCGGCGCGGAGCTGTACGACAGCGAGACCGGCACCTACGAGTACAGCGACCGGAGTCGCGACACCGACGAGCAGATCGAGTACATCGCGGAGCTCGTCCGCGAGTACGATCTGGTCTACGTCGAGGACCCCCTCGACGAGGACGACTACGACGCCTTTGCCGACCTCACCGACGAGGTCGGCGACCAGACGCTGATCTGCGGCGACGACCTGTTCGTCACGAACACGGATCGACTCGTCGAGGGTATCGATCGCGGTGCGGCCAACAGCATCCTGATCAAGCCGAACCAGATTGGGACGCTGACCGACGCCTTCGACGCGATCGAACTCGCGACCCAGAACGGCTACGATCCGGTCATCTCCCACCGTTCGGGCGAGACCGAAGACACGACGATCGCACACCTCGCCGTTGCGACCGACGCACCGTTCATCAAGACCGGTGCCGTCGGCGGCGAGCGAACCGCCAAACTCAACGAGCTCATCAGAATCGCAGACGACGCGACATGA
- a CDS encoding DNA-directed RNA polymerase subunit K — MQQQQHNRYEKARILGARALQISYGAPVLVDTDQSEPILIAAEEYDAGALPFTVKRGYDRK; from the coding sequence ATGCAACAACAACAGCACAACCGCTACGAGAAAGCACGCATCCTCGGCGCTCGAGCGCTGCAGATCTCCTACGGCGCGCCGGTGCTGGTCGACACCGACCAGTCGGAGCCGATCCTCATCGCCGCCGAGGAGTACGACGCCGGTGCGCTTCCGTTCACAGTTAAACGGGGGTACGATCGGAAATGA
- a CDS encoding DNA-directed RNA polymerase subunit N, which translates to MMVPVRCFTCGNVVAEHWEEFDERANEGDEDPEKVLDELGVERYCCRRMLVSHRDLVDVVSPYQ; encoded by the coding sequence ATGATGGTACCGGTCCGGTGTTTCACCTGTGGCAACGTCGTCGCCGAACACTGGGAGGAGTTCGACGAACGAGCCAACGAGGGCGACGAGGACCCCGAGAAGGTCCTCGACGAACTCGGCGTCGAGCGCTACTGCTGTCGGCGCATGCTCGTCAGTCACCGCGACCTCGTCGACGTCGTCTCCCCGTACCAGTAA
- a CDS encoding 30S ribosomal protein S9, which translates to MVTNTSGKKKTAVARATVREGEGRVRINSKPVELVEPEMSRLKMLEPFRIAGEDLRSEMDIDIRVEGGGISGQADAVRTAIARGIVQYTNDAELRDAYMEFDRSLLVNDVRQSEPKKWGGPGARARYQKSYR; encoded by the coding sequence ATGGTAACCAACACGAGTGGAAAGAAAAAGACCGCCGTCGCCCGCGCGACCGTTCGCGAGGGCGAGGGTCGCGTCCGAATCAACTCCAAGCCAGTCGAACTGGTCGAACCGGAGATGTCCCGGCTCAAGATGCTCGAGCCGTTCCGCATCGCCGGCGAGGACCTGCGCAGTGAGATGGACATCGACATTCGCGTCGAAGGCGGCGGCATTAGCGGACAGGCAGACGCCGTCCGCACCGCCATCGCACGCGGCATCGTCCAGTACACTAACGACGCCGAACTCCGCGACGCCTACATGGAGTTCGACCGGTCGCTGCTGGTCAACGACGTTCGTCAGTCCGAACCGAAGAAGTGGGGCGGCCCCGGTGCACGGGCCCGCTACCAGAAGTCCTACCGCTAA
- a CDS encoding 50S ribosomal protein L13 produces MSIAEFDADVVVDARDCILGRVASEVAQRALDGERIAVVNAEEAIITGDEEDVFGTYRKRLQLQSDSGPYYPKRPDTIFKRSVRGMLPYKKPRGREALDSVRIYVGNPYEHDDDSEAEVLEGTSLDRLSNIRFVQLGEVSEQLGANVTW; encoded by the coding sequence ATGAGTATCGCGGAATTCGACGCAGACGTCGTCGTCGACGCCCGAGACTGCATCCTCGGTCGCGTCGCCAGCGAAGTCGCACAGCGCGCCCTCGACGGCGAGCGCATCGCCGTCGTCAACGCCGAGGAGGCGATCATCACCGGCGACGAGGAGGACGTCTTCGGCACCTACCGCAAGCGACTGCAGCTGCAGTCCGACAGCGGACCCTACTACCCGAAGCGACCGGACACGATCTTCAAGCGCTCCGTTCGCGGCATGCTTCCGTACAAGAAGCCCCGTGGCCGCGAAGCGCTCGACAGCGTCCGCATCTACGTCGGCAACCCCTACGAGCACGACGACGACAGCGAGGCCGAAGTGCTTGAGGGGACGTCGCTCGATCGGCTTTCGAACATCCGCTTCGTCCAGTTGGGCGAAGTCTCCGAACAGTTAGGTGCTAACGTCACATGGTAA
- a CDS encoding 50S ribosomal protein L18e: MSSKTNPRLNDLIAELKSTSRETDADVWRDVADRLEKPRRTHAEVNLGRIERYAREEETVVVPGKVLGSGALQKSVTVAAVNFSSSAETKIEQVGESVPLEQALEANPEGSNVRVIR, encoded by the coding sequence ATGAGTAGCAAAACTAATCCGAGGCTCAACGATCTCATCGCCGAGCTGAAGTCGACGTCCCGCGAGACGGACGCCGACGTCTGGCGAGATGTCGCGGATCGACTCGAGAAGCCCCGGCGCACCCACGCAGAGGTGAACCTGGGCCGTATCGAGCGATACGCACGCGAAGAAGAGACCGTCGTCGTTCCCGGCAAAGTGCTGGGCTCCGGCGCACTACAGAAATCGGTTACCGTCGCGGCCGTCAACTTCAGTTCCTCGGCCGAGACGAAAATCGAACAGGTCGGCGAATCAGTACCGCTCGAGCAGGCGCTCGAAGCAAACCCCGAAGGATCCAACGTCCGGGTGATTCGATGA
- a CDS encoding DNA-directed RNA polymerase subunit D, whose product MTEEYDVEFVEREEREARFLVRGVTPGFANGIRRAMLADVPTMAIDTVRFVENSSVMFDEQLALRLGLVPLTTPPEGEFGEDETVTLSIDVEGPATAYSGDLVSSDDLVQPADENVPIIDLKDDQRLEAEADAVLDYGKDHAKHQGGVAVGYRHLQRVEVVGDLPEFEEEESRIVRGVIEDDGELVPTSEFDHDLSNRYPGKEVEIEDVPNAFVFHVETDGSFSVEELVTRAADSIESRATDLEDAVQL is encoded by the coding sequence ATGACTGAAGAGTACGACGTCGAGTTCGTCGAACGCGAGGAACGCGAGGCGCGGTTCCTCGTTCGGGGCGTGACCCCCGGGTTCGCCAACGGCATCCGGCGAGCGATGCTCGCCGACGTGCCGACGATGGCGATCGACACCGTCCGGTTCGTCGAGAACTCGTCGGTCATGTTCGACGAGCAGCTCGCGCTCCGGCTCGGGCTCGTCCCGCTGACGACGCCGCCGGAAGGCGAGTTCGGCGAGGACGAGACCGTCACGCTCTCGATCGACGTCGAAGGGCCGGCCACGGCCTACTCGGGCGATCTCGTCTCGAGTGACGATCTCGTCCAACCGGCGGACGAGAACGTCCCGATCATCGACCTCAAAGACGACCAGCGTCTCGAGGCCGAGGCCGACGCCGTCCTCGACTACGGCAAGGACCACGCCAAACATCAGGGCGGCGTGGCCGTCGGCTACCGACACCTCCAGCGCGTGGAGGTCGTCGGTGACCTCCCCGAGTTCGAAGAGGAGGAGTCCCGGATCGTTCGGGGCGTTATCGAGGACGACGGCGAACTCGTTCCCACGAGCGAGTTCGATCACGATCTCTCGAACCGGTATCCGGGGAAGGAGGTCGAGATCGAGGACGTGCCCAACGCCTTCGTCTTCCACGTGGAGACGGACGGCTCCTTCAGCGTCGAGGAACTGGTCACGCGAGCCGCCGACTCGATCGAGTCGCGAGCGACCGACCTCGAAGACGCAGTACAGCTATAG
- a CDS encoding 30S ribosomal protein S11, producing MSQDDEKWGVAHVHASFNNTVMTVTDLTGAETIAKSSGGTAVKQNRDEASPYAAMQMAESVAEEVKAAGITGLHVRVRGPGGNLQKSPGPGAQATIRALARSGIEIGRIEDVTPIPHDGSRAPKGKGGY from the coding sequence ATGAGCCAGGACGACGAAAAGTGGGGCGTTGCCCACGTGCACGCATCGTTCAACAACACCGTCATGACCGTGACCGACCTCACGGGCGCGGAGACGATCGCCAAGTCCTCCGGCGGGACGGCGGTCAAGCAGAACCGCGACGAGGCGTCGCCGTACGCGGCCATGCAGATGGCCGAGTCCGTCGCTGAAGAGGTCAAGGCCGCGGGCATCACCGGACTCCACGTGCGAGTCCGTGGCCCCGGCGGGAACCTCCAGAAGTCCCCCGGTCCCGGCGCGCAGGCGACGATCCGCGCGCTCGCTCGCTCCGGTATCGAGATCGGTCGCATCGAAGACGTCACGCCGATCCCGCACGACGGATCGCGCGCACCGAAGGGTAAGGGCGGCTACTAG
- a CDS encoding 30S ribosomal protein S4 yields MPLGTDTKQYETPNHPYQGERIATEHSLVDRYGLSNKEELWRAQSELRSYRREARELLGQAQDDEIVQRRSEEFLGRLKRVGILDETDELGDILSLEIEDILERRLQTVVYRNGLANTTQQARQYIIHGHIVIGDQRHRVPSYVVDVDEEDLVDFDENSPLADELHPERAEGQ; encoded by the coding sequence ATGCCACTCGGCACTGACACCAAACAATACGAGACGCCGAACCACCCATACCAGGGCGAACGCATCGCCACCGAGCACTCGCTGGTCGACCGCTACGGGCTCTCGAACAAGGAAGAGCTCTGGCGCGCCCAGTCCGAGCTTCGCTCCTACCGGCGCGAGGCCCGCGAACTCCTCGGTCAGGCCCAGGACGACGAGATCGTCCAGCGCCGCTCCGAGGAGTTCCTCGGTCGCCTCAAGCGCGTCGGCATCCTCGACGAGACCGACGAACTCGGCGACATCCTGTCGCTCGAGATCGAGGATATCCTCGAGCGCCGTCTCCAGACGGTCGTCTACCGAAACGGGCTGGCCAACACGACCCAGCAGGCCCGACAGTACATCATCCACGGGCACATCGTGATCGGCGACCAGCGCCACCGGGTTCCGTCGTACGTCGTCGACGTCGACGAGGAGGACCTCGTCGATTTCGACGAGAACAGTCCCCTCGCGGACGAACTTCATCCCGAACGAGCGGAGGGTCAGTAA
- a CDS encoding 30S ribosomal protein S13: MSEEAPQEQEDDEDLQYFVRIGQTDLDGTKTVERSLSELNGVGRRTARLIADEADVDRTATFGRLDDDIIDEVVETVENYAEEVPDWLNNRQSDFYTGETTHEIGNDLQLTRQHDINRMKMIDSYKGTRHKRGQKVRGQRTKSTGRTEGTIGVNVEEIREEQAEEAAAEEDEGE; the protein is encoded by the coding sequence ATGAGTGAGGAAGCACCTCAAGAACAAGAGGACGACGAAGACCTCCAGTACTTCGTCCGCATCGGGCAGACGGACCTCGATGGGACGAAGACTGTCGAGCGTTCGCTGTCGGAGCTGAACGGTGTCGGTCGACGGACCGCCCGACTCATCGCCGACGAAGCGGACGTCGATCGAACAGCTACGTTCGGTCGACTCGATGACGACATCATCGACGAGGTCGTCGAAACCGTAGAGAACTACGCCGAGGAAGTGCCGGACTGGCTCAACAACCGCCAGTCGGACTTCTACACCGGCGAAACCACCCACGAGATCGGGAACGATCTCCAGCTGACCCGTCAGCACGACATCAACCGGATGAAGATGATCGACTCCTACAAGGGGACGCGCCACAAGCGCGGCCAGAAGGTTCGCGGTCAGCGAACCAAGTCCACCGGTCGTACGGAGGGCACCATCGGAGTCAACGTCGAAGAGATCCGCGAAGAACAGGCCGAAGAGGCCGCCGCCGAAGAGGACGAGGGTGAATAA
- a CDS encoding AMP-dependent synthetase/ligase: protein MSLSEAEAAFDHPVLELETLAEMFERSVERNADTDAQRYKGGVYDRSLAGNGDDAPLEPAPAGEYASITYDDMAHLVRRIAAGVRDLGIADGERVGIFADTRMEWALSDFGILAAGGVVTTVYKSSSPDQIQYLLDDPDAAGVVVENETLLERVLEVEDELDLDFFVVFDALETDAYADREDVLTLADLYRRGDEAFDRSEYESWLAARDVDDLASLIYTSGTTGKPKGVKLTHRNLRSNVNQLYRRYGPRDDKGADDPSITPESRALSFLPLAHVFERTAGHFMLFAAGACIAYGESPETFAEDLGAVGATSTTAVPRVYEKLYDGIRESAAADEDRKEALEWALDVARRYNAADDPGEELESELADADELVFATIREKLGGNIEFLVSGGGSLSPDLCRLFHTMGLPIVEGYGMTETSPVIATNQPSDPRVGTVGPALAGVETELDTSVVRDEAFDDEGTVGELLVRGPNVTEGYWEKPGATDRAFTDAGWLRTGDIVHERLDGYLEFRERTKQLLVLSTGKNVAPGPLEDAFASVDVVEQAMVVGDGEKFVGALLVPNVEGLAGRAEDEGVSLPNDIEALVEDEWVLEQVQAAVDDVNEGFESYETIKEFRLVPEGFTEENDLVTPTMKKRRSKIADRYEHLVEDIYTEDDAGAGSD, encoded by the coding sequence ATGAGTTTGTCCGAGGCCGAGGCCGCGTTCGACCATCCCGTACTGGAACTCGAGACGCTGGCCGAGATGTTCGAACGGAGCGTCGAGCGAAACGCCGACACCGACGCCCAGCGGTACAAGGGCGGCGTCTACGACCGGTCGCTCGCCGGCAACGGTGACGACGCCCCCCTCGAGCCCGCGCCGGCGGGCGAGTACGCGTCGATCACGTACGACGACATGGCCCACCTCGTCCGCCGGATCGCGGCCGGCGTCCGCGACCTGGGGATCGCTGACGGCGAACGCGTGGGAATCTTCGCGGACACGCGCATGGAGTGGGCTCTCTCCGACTTCGGGATCCTCGCCGCCGGCGGGGTCGTGACCACCGTCTACAAGAGCTCCTCGCCGGACCAGATCCAGTACCTCCTCGACGACCCCGACGCCGCCGGTGTCGTCGTCGAGAACGAGACGCTCCTCGAGCGCGTCCTCGAGGTCGAAGACGAACTGGATCTCGACTTTTTCGTCGTCTTCGACGCTCTCGAGACCGACGCGTACGCGGACCGCGAGGACGTACTCACGCTCGCCGATCTCTACCGGCGCGGCGACGAGGCGTTCGACCGCAGTGAGTACGAGTCGTGGCTCGCAGCCCGCGACGTCGACGACCTGGCGAGCCTGATCTACACCAGCGGCACGACGGGCAAGCCGAAGGGCGTGAAACTGACCCATCGGAACCTCCGATCGAACGTCAACCAACTCTACCGGCGGTACGGCCCGCGCGACGACAAGGGCGCGGACGATCCGTCGATCACGCCCGAATCGCGAGCGCTCTCGTTCCTGCCGCTGGCCCACGTCTTCGAGCGGACGGCGGGCCACTTCATGCTGTTCGCGGCCGGGGCCTGCATCGCCTACGGCGAGAGCCCGGAGACCTTCGCTGAGGACCTCGGCGCGGTCGGCGCCACCAGCACGACGGCCGTCCCGCGGGTCTACGAGAAGCTCTACGACGGGATCCGCGAGAGCGCGGCCGCAGACGAGGACAGGAAGGAGGCCCTCGAGTGGGCCCTCGACGTCGCGCGCCGGTACAACGCGGCCGACGATCCCGGCGAGGAACTCGAGTCCGAACTGGCGGACGCCGACGAACTCGTCTTCGCGACGATCCGCGAGAAGCTGGGCGGCAACATAGAGTTCCTCGTCAGCGGCGGTGGGAGCCTCTCGCCGGACCTCTGTCGGCTCTTCCATACGATGGGGCTGCCCATCGTCGAGGGCTACGGGATGACCGAGACCTCGCCGGTCATCGCGACGAACCAGCCGAGTGATCCGCGCGTCGGAACCGTCGGGCCCGCGCTCGCGGGCGTCGAGACCGAACTTGACACCTCGGTCGTCAGGGACGAGGCCTTCGACGACGAGGGAACGGTCGGCGAACTCCTCGTCAGGGGCCCGAACGTCACCGAGGGCTACTGGGAGAAGCCCGGCGCGACGGACCGCGCGTTCACGGATGCGGGATGGCTCCGAACCGGTGACATCGTCCACGAACGGCTCGACGGCTACCTCGAGTTCCGCGAGCGTACGAAACAGCTGCTCGTGCTCTCGACGGGCAAGAACGTCGCGCCGGGCCCGCTCGAGGACGCCTTCGCGTCCGTCGACGTCGTCGAGCAGGCGATGGTCGTCGGCGACGGCGAGAAGTTCGTCGGCGCCCTGCTGGTTCCCAACGTCGAGGGACTCGCCGGTCGGGCCGAGGACGAGGGCGTCTCGCTGCCCAACGATATCGAAGCGCTGGTCGAGGACGAGTGGGTGCTCGAGCAGGTCCAGGCGGCCGTCGACGACGTCAACGAGGGCTTCGAGTCCTACGAGACGATCAAGGAGTTCCGGCTGGTCCCCGAGGGCTTTACCGAGGAGAACGATCTCGTGACGCCGACGATGAAGAAGCGACGGTCGAAGATCGCCGACCGCTACGAGCACCTCGTCGAAGACATCTACACCGAGGACGACGCCGGAGCGGGTTCGGACTGA
- the moaA gene encoding GTP 3',8-cyclase MoaA, whose amino-acid sequence MLTDDFGREVTGVRVSLTDRCNFDCVYCHNEGLGDTRGPMDPQDDEMSTDDVVRFLEVAAEFDVDAVKFTGGEPMLRQDLEEIIERTPDSMEVSLTTNGTFLPGRAPDLVDAGLERVNVSQDALDPQDFAEITKSGAYEKVLEGVEAALEAGLDPVKLNMVVFEHTAGYVPEMVDHVAENDGLRLQLIEYMPELTGKPEWNIDIQRVHDWLAEQADEIEHREMHDRKRYWVGGTSDDDGGMVEIVDPVENPTFCANCHRVRVTHEGYLKGCLNRNDDLKSMGEMSKPEIREAFREVVENRVPYYGEYMIQNGDGEWELNDEYLEVEPPAD is encoded by the coding sequence ATGCTCACCGACGACTTTGGACGGGAGGTAACTGGGGTTCGGGTCTCTCTCACCGATCGGTGTAACTTCGACTGCGTCTACTGCCACAACGAGGGGCTGGGTGACACCCGCGGACCGATGGATCCCCAGGACGACGAGATGTCGACCGACGACGTCGTCCGGTTTCTCGAGGTCGCCGCCGAGTTCGACGTCGACGCAGTCAAGTTCACCGGCGGCGAGCCGATGCTCCGCCAGGATCTAGAAGAGATCATCGAACGCACACCCGATTCGATGGAGGTCTCGCTGACGACCAACGGCACGTTCCTTCCCGGTCGCGCACCGGACCTCGTCGACGCCGGACTCGAGCGGGTCAACGTCTCCCAGGACGCGCTGGACCCGCAGGACTTCGCCGAAATCACGAAAAGCGGCGCTTACGAGAAGGTTCTCGAGGGGGTCGAGGCCGCCCTCGAGGCGGGACTGGACCCGGTCAAGCTCAACATGGTCGTCTTCGAACACACCGCGGGCTACGTGCCCGAGATGGTCGACCACGTCGCGGAAAACGACGGCCTCCGACTGCAGTTGATCGAGTACATGCCCGAACTGACGGGGAAGCCGGAGTGGAACATCGACATCCAGCGGGTCCACGACTGGCTGGCCGAGCAGGCCGACGAGATCGAACACCGCGAGATGCACGACCGCAAGCGCTACTGGGTCGGCGGCACGTCAGACGACGACGGCGGAATGGTCGAGATCGTCGACCCCGTCGAGAACCCCACCTTCTGCGCGAACTGCCACCGCGTCCGGGTCACCCACGAGGGCTACCTGAAGGGCTGTCTGAACCGCAACGACGACCTGAAGTCGATGGGCGAGATGTCCAAACCCGAGATCCGCGAGGCGTTCCGCGAGGTCGTCGAAAACCGGGTGCCCTACTACGGCGAGTACATGATTCAAAACGGCGACGGCGAGTGGGAACTCAACGACGAGTACCTCGAGGTAGAACCGCCGGCGGACTGA
- a CDS encoding Cdc6/Cdc18 family protein — MNNEPSNTREDGGDDGPAQSPESSIVDSILDGERKTVFENKQLVDSNTIVDHNRIYGRDEQLAAEARAFRDTLDGERPPDLLLYGPSGTGKSLTVKAVAEKVKGRATQNEITFDFVAVNFKTMEPHSLDRAVWKLGHQTAKKAGVAWDIPRKGVSTDAKYVRLYEIVDRHFDALVFILDEIDALTGRVGEDEPAYSRLLYSLSRVMAEQHVDTLVSTVVITNHPKFRENLDSRTDSSYNPTGIHFSDYDATELIEILNRRRDAFKEGALDDGVIELVAAYGAKNEGDARRAIDLLRDAGEIANRNGETVVTEQHVHAANDSVVKNRVLEMVGGMTLQKKLSLYAAAVVADVNDGAAPSPAVYALYREICQRTDRDVYTQETVNSHINKAGTYGVLESERTSGGFKSGVHLMFTFTEPVEAVIETLEEDDTFDELDVSTARSIARQSLRDS; from the coding sequence ATGAACAACGAGCCATCGAACACTCGAGAAGACGGAGGCGACGATGGCCCGGCTCAGTCTCCCGAGTCCTCTATCGTGGATAGTATCCTCGACGGCGAACGGAAAACCGTCTTCGAGAACAAGCAACTCGTCGACTCGAATACGATCGTCGATCACAACCGGATCTACGGCCGCGACGAACAGCTCGCGGCCGAAGCGCGCGCGTTTCGCGACACGCTCGACGGCGAACGGCCCCCGGATCTCCTGCTTTACGGTCCGAGCGGTACCGGGAAGAGTCTCACCGTGAAGGCGGTCGCCGAGAAGGTGAAAGGACGCGCCACGCAGAACGAGATCACGTTCGACTTCGTCGCCGTGAACTTCAAGACGATGGAGCCGCACTCGCTGGATCGCGCCGTCTGGAAGCTCGGGCACCAGACCGCCAAAAAGGCCGGCGTCGCGTGGGACATCCCGCGGAAGGGCGTCTCCACCGACGCGAAGTACGTTCGTCTCTACGAGATCGTCGACCGCCACTTCGACGCGCTCGTGTTCATCCTCGACGAGATCGATGCGCTCACCGGTCGCGTCGGCGAAGACGAGCCGGCGTATTCACGACTGCTCTATAGTCTGAGCCGCGTGATGGCCGAACAACACGTCGATACCCTCGTCTCGACGGTCGTCATCACCAACCATCCCAAATTCCGCGAGAACCTCGACAGCAGGACCGATAGCTCGTACAATCCGACCGGCATTCACTTCTCCGATTACGACGCCACCGAACTCATCGAGATTCTCAACCGTCGACGTGACGCGTTCAAAGAGGGAGCGCTCGACGACGGCGTCATCGAACTGGTCGCCGCCTACGGGGCGAAAAACGAGGGCGACGCCCGGCGAGCGATCGACCTGCTTCGCGACGCGGGCGAAATCGCGAACCGGAACGGGGAGACGGTCGTTACGGAACAGCACGTCCACGCGGCCAACGATTCGGTCGTGAAGAACCGCGTGCTCGAGATGGTCGGCGGGATGACGCTCCAGAAGAAGCTCTCGCTGTACGCCGCGGCAGTCGTCGCGGACGTGAACGACGGGGCCGCCCCGAGCCCGGCGGTCTACGCGCTGTACCGAGAGATCTGCCAGCGCACCGACCGCGACGTCTATACTCAGGAGACCGTCAACAGCCACATCAACAAGGCGGGCACGTACGGCGTGCTCGAGAGCGAGCGGACGAGCGGCGGGTTCAAGAGCGGTGTCCACCTCATGTTCACGTTCACGGAACCCGTCGAGGCCGTCATCGAGACGCTCGAGGAAGACGACACGTTCGACGAACTCGACGTGTCGACCGCCCGCTCGATCGCCCGGCAATCGCTCCGCGACTCGTGA